In Chiloscyllium plagiosum isolate BGI_BamShark_2017 chromosome 30, ASM401019v2, whole genome shotgun sequence, a genomic segment contains:
- the pmpca gene encoding mitochondrial-processing peptidase subunit alpha: MISIDLCLQPCCRDTTMFAVSAEVKGLETMVNLLADVVLQPRLTDEELEMVRLSVRFELEDLQMRPDPEPLLTEMVHAVRLSLLPICRTPQVEKDMTDVSLGPTPIPELTHIMIGLESCSFLEDDFIPFAVLNMMMGGGGSFSAGGPGKGMFTRLYLNVLNRHHWMYNATAYHHSYEDTGLLCIHASADPRQVREMVEIITREFIMMTGSVGEMELERAKTQLKSMLMMNLESRPVIFEDVGRQVLATGSRKLPQELCTLIGEVSADDIKRVTMKMLRSKPAVAALGDLSDLPTYEHIQHALTSKDGRLPRIYRLFR, translated from the exons ATGATCAGTATAGATCTCTGTCTCCAACCCTGTTGCAGGGACACTACGATGTTTGCAGTTTCTGCTGAGGTGAAGGGTTTGGAGACGATGGTTAACCTCCTGGCTGATGTGGTGCTTCAACCGAGATTAACAG ACGAGGAGTTGGAGATGGTGCGCCTGTCGGTCCGTTTTGAACTGGAAGATTTACAAATGCGACCGGATCCTGAGCCCCTCCTAACTGAGATGGTTCATGCGGTAAGGT TATCACTTCTCCCAATCTGTCGGACTCCTCaggtggagaaggacatgacggATGTTAGCCTGGGACCCACGCCCATCCCCGAGCTCACCCACATCATGATCGGGCTGGAAAGCTGCTCCTTCCTG GAGGACGATTTCATCCCCTTtgctgtgctgaacatgatgatGGGTGGTGGCGGCTCGTTCTCAGCTGGGGGTCCAGGGAAGGGAATGTTTACCAGACTCTACCTCAATGTCTTAAACAG ACACCACTGGATGTACAATGCCACAGCCTATCACCATAGCTATGAGGACACTGGCCTCCTGTGTATACATGCGAGTGCTGATCCAAGACAG GTCAGGGAGATGGTGGAAATTATCACTCGGGAATTCATCATGATGACTGGCTCAGTAGGCGAG ATGGAGCTGGAACGAGCGAAGACCCAACTGAAGTCGATGCTGATGATGAACCTGGAGTCACGGCCGGTTATATTTGAGGATGTTGGGCGGCAGGTTCTTGCGACAGGGAGCCGCAAACTGCCGCAGGAGCTTTGTACACTGATCG GTGAGGTAAGCGCAGACGACATCAAGAGGGTCACAATGAAAATGTTACGCAGCAAGCCAGCCGTGGCAGCCCTGGGAGACCTCAGTGATTTGCCAACGTATGAGCACATCCAGCACGCACTGACCAGCAAGGATGGTCGCTTACCCCGGATCTATCGGCTGTTCCGATGA